In a genomic window of Quercus lobata isolate SW786 chromosome 4, ValleyOak3.0 Primary Assembly, whole genome shotgun sequence:
- the LOC115987589 gene encoding receptor-like protein 7: MTSIILKFPQVSGLKGLCENLTSLKHLYLDEVDISSPVPHTMANLSSLMSLGLSRCGLYGEFPTEIFKLRNLQFLSVKGNQDLRGYLPEFHSSSPLRILRLAHTSFFGKLPDSIGNLPSLYELDIIFCNFSGLIPTSIGNLTTLNNLDLSINNFFGQIPFSLANLTQLSQLDLSYNSFSPQTLSWLGKQTKLTLLNLGQTNSYGDIPASLKNLTQLTILRLNRNQLTGQIPSWLVNHTQLIELDLGVNKLHGSIPQSISRLVNLKDLSLAKNNFNGSVKFDLFLNLKNLTRLQLSGVHLSFPLTSTVNASTPKLMLLGLVACNLTEFPIFLRFQHELEAVYLSHNDIHGQIPKWIFNMGKQTLLSLDLSFNYLTGFESFNHTSLILPWASLLILDLNSNKLNGSLPIPPPSIVEYSAKSNTLTGQISPLFCNLSSIEVLDLSHNNLSGMLPHCLDNLSKFLLVLSLRNNDFHGILPTAYMEGSTLKVMDVSYNQLEGQIPRSLSNCTMLEILLLSNNQFKDIFPSWLGKLPSLKVLSLRSNGFHSSIGKPKSNFEFPKLHIIDLSYNKFTGNLPSEYFQCWNSMKVVNLTDSKVDNLLTYMVTRANPIYLIAVTIITSQDFVWFDYYSFSLELTSKGIETVYEKIQGTLIVVDLSNNRFEGEISEVIGNLKGLHLLNLSNNCLIGHIPSSLGNLTELESLDFSQNNLSGEIPQQLLHLTFLAFFNVSNNHLTGPIPQGQQFATFQSNSYLGNTGLCGKPLTKNCKSYGSSTQPLPNPKRGEGSNFPSKSNWVVIMMGYGSGLVVGFVIGNNLNIRKLERVVKNLRRRQ, translated from the exons ATGACTTCAATTATTCTCAAATTCCCCCAAGTATCAG GTCTAAAAGGTCTATGTGAAAACTTAACCAGCCTCAAACATCTTTATCTCGATGAGGTGGACATCTCTTCCCCGGTACCTCATACCATGGCAAACTTGTCTTCTTTGATGTCTCTTGGCCTGAGCCGTTGTGGACTATATGGTGAATTTCCTACAGAGATTTTCAAGTTAAGAAATCTTCAATTCCTTAGTGTGAAAGGCAATCAAGATCTCAGAGGATATCTACCAGAATTTCATAGTAGTAGTCCACTTCGAATATTGAGACTTGCACACACGAGTTTCTTTGGTAAGCTTCCAGATTCAATTGGAAACCTACCATCTTTATATGAATTGGACatcattttttgcaatttctcaGGTTTGATACCGACTTCAATTGGTAACCTTACCACTCTCAACAATTTGGATctttcaattaataatttttttgggcagATCCCTTTTTCATTGGCCAACCTCACACAACTCAGTCAACTAGATCTTTCCTATAATAGTTTCAGTCCACAGACCTTGTCTTGGCTTGGTAAGCAAACAAAACTCACTCTTCTGAACTTAGGGCAGACCAATTCATATGGTGACATTCCAGCTTCTCTTAAGAACCTGACCCAGCTTACCATTTTAAGACTTAACCGAAATCAACTGACTGGTCAAATTCCATCTTGGCTTGTAAACCATACCCAATTAATTGAGTTGGATCTTGGGGTCAATAAATTGCATGGTTCTATTCCACAGTCAATTTCTAGACTAGTGAATCTCAAAGACCTGAGTCtagctaaaaataatttcaatggcAGTGTCAAATTTGACTTGtttttaaacctaaaaaatctTACTCGACTCCAACTTTCAGGAGTCCATTTATCATTCCCCCTCACTTCCACTGTCAACGCCAGTACTCCAAAGCTTATGCTTTTAGGATTGGTAGCATGTAACTTGACGGAGTTCCCAATTTTCTTGCGTTTCCAGCATGAATTGGAGGCTGTGTATCTTTCCCACAACGATATTCATGGTCAAATACCAAAATGGATATTCAACATGGGTAAACAAACTCTCTTATCTTTGGATCTAAGTTTCAACTACCTTACAGGTTTTGAGTCTTTCAACCACACTTCACTTATTCTTCCATGGGCTAGTTTACTTATTTTGGACCTTAATTCCAACAAGCTGAATGGGTCACTCCCAATTCCACCACCTTCCATTGTCGAATATAGTGCCAAAAGCAATACACTGACCGGGCAAATCTCACCATTGTTTTGCAATCTCAGCTCAATTGAAGTATTAGATCTTTCACACAACAACTTGAGTGGCATGCTACCACATTGCTTGGACAACTTGAGCAAATTCTTGTTAGTGTTGAGCTTACGGAACAATGATTTCCATGGAATACTTCCTACAGCATACATGGAAGGAAGTACATTGAAAGTAATGGATGTGAGTTATAATCAGCTCGAAGGGCAGATACCAAGATCATTATCCAATTGCACAATGTTGGAGATTCTTCTTCTTAGTAACAATCAGTTCAAAGACATTTTTCCCTCTTGGTTGGGGAAGCTTCCAAGTTTGAAGGTTCTAAGTCTACGATCTAATGGGTTCCATAGTTCAATTGGGAAACCTAAAAGCAATTTTGAGTTCCCTAAGTTGCACATCATTGATCTCTCTTACAACAAATTCACAGGTAATTTGCCATCCGAGTACTTCCAATGTTGGAACTCCATGAAAGTTGTGAACTTGACTGATAGTAAGGTTGACAACCTGCTCACATATATGGTCACAAGGGCCAACCCGATATATTTGATTGCTGTCACTATAATCACATCACAAGATTTTGTATGGTTTGATTACTATAGTTTTTCCCTGGAATTAACAAGCAAAGGCATCGAGACAGTGTATGAAAAGATCCAAGGTACTCTTATAGTTGTTGATCTCTCGAACAATAGATTTGAAGGAGAAATTTCAGAAGTCATTGGAAATCTAAAGGGACTTCATTTACTCAATTTATCCAACAACTGTCTCATTGGTCATATTCCTTCATCGTTGGGGAACTTGACGGAGCTTGAGTCTTTGGACTTTTCTCAAAACAATCTCTCAGGAGAGATTCCTCAACAATTATTACACCTCACATTCCTTGCATTCTTCAATGTCTCAAATAACCACCTCACGGGTCCTATTCCACAAGGTCAACAATTCGCTACTTTTCAAAGTAATTCATATTTGGGAAACACGGGTTTGTGTGGTAAACCTTTAACCAAGAATTGCAAAAGTTATGGGTCATCAACACAACCTCTGCCGAATCCCAAACGAGGTGAAGGTTCAAATTTCCCAAGTAAATCTAATTGGGTAGTTATAATGATGGGATATGGAAGTGGGTTAGTAGTTGGATTCGTTATTGGGAATAACCTGAACATAAGAAAGTTAGAGCGGGTTGTCAAGAATTTAAGAAGAagacaataa